In the genome of Lentimicrobiaceae bacterium, the window CCACTTGTTTCAAAAATCATATAGTCGCCATATTGGTTATTAATATCTGGATATTGAATTGGATCTGCCTCAATCATTACAACGTCTGAGTTCCACCCATATACTATTGGTGCCATTATTGGGTTATTAAATTTTTGTTGTAGTTTATCTGCTGCATCCGTGCCTATATTCTGACCTATATAAGCCCCACATTTTCCAAGATTCCATCCCCAGTACCAGAAATCTGTTACACCAAATAATGTATAATTGATGGAGCCGTTTACGCCTGTTGAAAATGTCATAACCATGGTTATCGTTCCATCTTTCAATATAGAACCCAAAACCGAAATATCTACCAAATCAACTCCATAAGTAGTATCCAATAATGCCATTTCATTTTCAATGAAAGCTTCGTAAGCATCGTAAACCGATGATATCTGAATCATTGACATACTATTATTATTATTGGTAGGTAATTGCAATGTATCTTTCTTAAAAATAAGATTCTTAAAATTATGATAGTTGTTTGCTTTATCATAATTTAAAAGACCTTCCATGTACCATACCGCACTATCCACTGTCATGGTTTCGCCGGTTTTAAGGTTTGAGTTCAACTTTTGTTTGAAAGCCAGTATCTGCCGTTCAACTTTGCGGTCAGTGGCACTTTGCCTGGTTTCTGTGTTGTTTCCTTCTTTAGTGCAGCTTGCAATTACTAATCCGAGCAATGCAATGCTAATTAGCGTTAATTTAATTAATTGTTTCATATTTTACTAAATTTGCGCCTTATTCCGGCTTTCGGGGAGGGGCTGCTTTGTGCTGGTCAGCTTTTGGGCAGCTTTCTCCCTTTGTTGCCGGATTATGGCAGGTTGTTAATTTATTTAATTATATAATACAAACGTCTAACTTCCTGAATGCGGCAGGGGATAAAGTAGTTTTATGTCCTCCTTTCCCGGTTTCTTTATCCGCACATCCGCCCTGGTTTTTATTGTTGAACGTTTTTGTTTTTATCCATGATTGTATGTAGTGTATCTAAAACCCATTGGGTATAGTAAAATGTTATTTCGAACGCAATCGAAAAATAAATAAAATACAAATTTGTAACGGTCTCAGAATAAGAAATTATTCCCGGTAAGGGCAATACGATATTTATCTGTCTTATTCCGGCAGGATGATTTTCAATCTGTAGTATTGCTGCGATGTTTGGTTTCATATTTTTTAAGGAGTTTTTTTCTCCTTTAATGTCTTTATCAGTTTGTTTTTTACATCTGATATTCCATTTTCCCTTTCTTCCTTTTTCGGGGGTAGCTGCAGCAATAAAATTTATGGGGCTAATGTATAAAAGATTTTTTTTATGTTATACATGTATTATTAATTTTTTTTTAATTAATCATCAATGATTATCTGATATCTTACCTGAACAAATTTATTAATAAAAAATTTTTAGTGCTTCTTTGCAAGGAACTCAGCGATTCTTTGCGGTTTAAATCTTTTTTTATCGCAGAGCCAGTATCCGTTTTCCTTAGCAATCCCCTTTGTGCTTCTTGCGCCCTTTGTGGTTTATAAAAAAGGTTTTGGTAACTGCCCCAGGTATTCTGGTAAGTCTACTGGGGGTTCTGGTAAGAGTCCCGGTAGTTTTGGTAAGGGCACCAGGGGTTTTGGTAAGTCTACTGGCGGTTCTGGTAAGAGTCCCCGGTAGTTTTGGTAACTGCCCCCGGTATTCTGGTAAAGCTACTGGCGGTTTTGGTAAGGGACCCAGGGGTTTTGGTATTTTCTTCCGCGTCATTCGTGTTCTATTACAAAAGACTGTGCAGACTGTGCGGATTGTACAGATTGATAAGATTGAATGTTATTCATGACTTTTTATTGCTTTAATTTTTTCTGACCCTACCCAACCGGCATTCTCCTGATATTCAGGGTTACTGCGCCCTCCCCTGATTTTAGGGGAGGGATCGGGCGGGGTCAACTTTTATTGCTTCAGTTTTTCTGATTCTACCCATCCGGCGTTCTCCTGAATTTCAGGGTTACTATGCCCTTCCCTGATTTTAGGGGAGGGCTCGGGCGGGGTCAACTTTTATTGCTTTATTTTTTCTGACCCTACCCAACCGGCATTCTCCTGATATTCAGGGTTACTGCGCCCTCCCCTGATTTTAGGGGAGGGATCGGAGAGGGGTCAACTTTTATTGCTTCAGTTTTTCTGGTTCTACTCATCCGGCATTCTCCTGATATTCAGGGTTACTGTGCCCTCCCCTAATTTTAGGGGAGGGATCGGGCGGGGTCAAATTGTCTCACCCTGAAATAGGCATATAAAAAAGGTTTTGGTAAGGTTGCTAAGAGGTATAGATTTTCATAATCCGTCTCAATCCGTCGCATCCGCATCATTCGTGTTCTATTAAAACAAACAGCATCATGGCTTCCGCATAAGGGAGATTGGGTAAAGACAAACAGCATCATGGCTTCCGCATAAGGGAAACCGGATAAAGACAAACAGCATCATGGCTTCCGCATAAGAGAAACCGGGCAAAGGCAAACAGCATCATGGTTTCCGCATAAGGGAAACCGGGTAAAGACAAACAGCGTCATGGCTTCTGCATAAGGGAAACCGGGTAAAGGCAGACAGCATCATGGTTTCTGCATAAGGGAAACCGGGTAAAGGCAAGCAGCGTCATACAGTTGATGCCTGAATAGCATTGACAAAAACCAGCAACGGAATTACTGGTTATCGCCATAAAATGTATCAATAATAATACTACCGCCCTACTTCCTCGTACCGGAAACAGTTTGCAAGATGGTCGTTTACTATGCCGGCTGCCTGCATAAAGGCATAGCAAATGGTGGTTCCCACGAAACGAAACCCACGTTTTTTTAAATCTTTGCTCATCGCATCCGATTCAAGGGTAGAAACAGGGACATCTTTCATCCTTTTCCAATAGTTCATAATAGTTTTATACCCGGTAAACTGCCAGATATAATGGTCGAAGCTGCCAAATTCCTTTTGTATCTCAAGAAAATGACGGGCGTTTTCCACAGTTGCGTATACCTTTAAGCGGTTACGGATGATGCCGGTATCGCTGAGTAGTTCCTGAATTCTTTCTTCATCATAGGCGACAATTTTTTTTACGTCAAAATTGTCAAATGCCTTGCGAAAACCTTCACGGCGATGTAAGATGGTTTTCCAGCTTAATCCTGCCTGAAAGGCGTCAAGCACCATAAATTCAAACAATTTGCGGTCGTCGTGAACGGGAACACCCCATTCGGTATCGTGATATTTTATCATCAGCGGGTCGTTAGAGTGCCAAGGACAAGTGTTCATTGTATTGTAGATTTAAGGTTTTAGATTGCATATTTTTGTATGATCCGGAAATAAAACGGATTTAGCGTAGCAATAATATTTTATTAGTCTGCTTTGCATTAGGCGTGGTTAATACCAGATAATAGATGCCTTCGGGCAGATTTCCGGTATCCCATTTTATCGTATGCATGCCTTGATTTTGAAATCCGCTCAGGAGGGTTTTTGTAATGTGTCCCCAGGGTGAAATAAGCTGTAACAGTATATTTCCGCCCGACAGAAGGGAGAACTGTGTGAATGTTGCACCCGAAGACGGGTTAGGATACGTGGTAATATTTATTGTCGTAACATGATCAGGGTTGATTACCGAATGAGGAGATAGCGGAGGGCAGCCTGCTTCAACCCAAGCCGTGTAGATAAGTTCGGTTAAAGCATGGGAAGCATTATTAAATAATAATACCGTGAAATGTTTGGTGGCATTCCACAAAGCTTGTTTGTAAGCCGTCGAATGTGTGCTTCCACCTACCGACTGTGCATAATCGTCCGCCATAAGAACGGAATCCACGTAAGAATAATTAAAATATAAATAATCGAAAATATATTGGTTTACATCGGGAATAACGGAA includes:
- a CDS encoding DNA-3-methyladenine glycosylase I produces the protein MNTCPWHSNDPLMIKYHDTEWGVPVHDDRKLFEFMVLDAFQAGLSWKTILHRREGFRKAFDNFDVKKIVAYDEERIQELLSDTGIIRNRLKVYATVENARHFLEIQKEFGSFDHYIWQFTGYKTIMNYWKRMKDVPVSTLESDAMSKDLKKRGFRFVGTTICYAFMQAAGIVNDHLANCFRYEEVGR